Proteins found in one Megachile rotundata isolate GNS110a chromosome 14, iyMegRotu1, whole genome shotgun sequence genomic segment:
- the HDAC6 gene encoding histone deacetylase 6, whose product MKFNSTVKVQNLLTYDYDLSINVIHYKAWWIHKFQGYLMQMSDPVISRNLFTAAKQLADSEIQLIKAIESSKKINNKNITSNMSMTHKRDTKKSVKASNVRASAALIAAKREAAQRNSSQGKKSTNVFVHDIYQKAIDAYNIEQKDTGLVFDQSMTEHECLWDPNYPECPARLTRILQRCEQLGLISRCKLIEARLATEKEILLKHSQKQIDILKSTDGCTDADKLELLSSKYDAVYIHPSTYKLSQLAVGSTINLIENICKGYIQNGMAIIRPPGHHAMKSEYCGYCFFNNVAIAAESALRNNLAKKILIVDWDVHHGQATQQMFYNDPRVIYFSIHRFENGEFWPNLRESNFHFVGDGLGEGYNFNIPLNKTGMTNADYLAIFQQVLLPVAYEFQPDLVLVSAGYDAALGCPEGEMLVTPACYAHLLSSLLCLASGKVAVVLEGGYCLKSLAESAALTLRTLLGDPCPILQNLELPSRSIRDTILNTIYAHKPYWKCYQYQDTYSINSTVNNKVENINQHLPTVIFKGINIKPEIYETRNCYPVQNKETVEAIEKQLNVLIQSTNLFKAPNKVCVVYDERMLKHYDISDDSHPEKPNRISAIYKKYQTYNLLERCYVQQGRSATMKELLLVHSQEYIDKIKSVENLKPKELSKQATSYNSVYLHSETWTSACVSTGSLLQVVDSVLNGESQSGIAIVRPPGHHAEQDAACGFCIFNNISIAARYAIEFHNIKKVLIVDWDVHHGNGTQAVFEKDPKVLYISIHRYDNGAFFPNSKRANYTYVGSGPGEGFNINIPWNKKGMGDTEYIAAFQQVVMPIAYQFNPELILVSAGFDACIGDPLGGCYVTPEMYGHLTHWLSSLANGRIILSLEGGYNINSVSHAMTICTKTLLGDPLPILESGQIPCTSAIHSINNVLKSLKQYWPNLMFNVCLPKEKVLPKAELPCIKTNGKETKNSESKIALEEIESEKLELKLSIDKNCLNCVTDEEILKLQNEVENMKIRNSLYDDTTKTTEKTYNNSLNMEAINMVARNVKAKNYYFLVSEYTKECINQNGKKGLPYNNLSNSASGSNDERGEGEIAQSSTSTNLYDYLSENLQALIAGEMFAVVPLRECPHLNSVSDVPASGIDVHLPCAECGSNVENWICLQCYTVHCARNVNQHGILHAEEIDHPLALSFSDLSVWCYRCEAYIDNPRLFAARNAAHQSKFDEELPWTYSNN is encoded by the exons atgaaatttaattcgactgttaaagttcaaaatttgttaacttatgattatgatttatcTATAAACGTTATTCATTATAAGGCTTGgtggattcataaatttcaaggtTACTTAATGCAAATG TCTGATCCTGTGATAAGCAGAAATTTATTCACTGCTGCTAAACAATTAGCAGACAGTGAAATTCAATTGATAAAGGCTATAGAAAGTTCTAAGAagataaacaataaaaatattacaagtaaTATGTCTATGACACATAAAAGAGATACCAAAAAATCTGTAAAAGCTTCAAAt GTTCGTGCATCTGCTGCTTTGATAGCAGCTAAGCGTGAAGCAGCACAGCGGAATTCGTCGCAAGGGAAAAAATCTACTAATGTTTTTGTACATGATATATATCAAAAAGCAATAGATGCATATAATATTGAACAAAAAGATACTGGTCTTGTATTTGATCAGTCTATGACAGAACATGAATGTCTTTGGGATCCAAATTATCCAGAATGTCCTGCTAGATTAACAAGAATTTTGCAGAGGTGTGAACAATTGGGTTTAATTAGTAGATGTAAATTAATTGAAGCAAGGCTAGCTACTGAGAAAGAAATACTTCTAAAGCATAGCCAGAAACAAATTGACATTTTGAAATCCACTGATGGTTGCACAGATGCAGATAAGTTAGAATTGCTGTCATCCAAATACGATGCAGTTTATATACATCCT TCTACCTACAAATTGTCCCAGCTAGCTGTGGGTTCAACAATAAacttaatagaaaatatttgtaaaggATATATTCAAAATGGAATGGCTATTATAAG acCACCTGGACATCATGCAATGAAATCAGAATATTGTGGATATtgtttttttaataatgttGCAATTGCTGCTGAAAGTGCTTTAAGGAATAATTTagctaaaaaaattttaattgttgaTTGGGATGTACATCATGGACAAGCAACTCAACAAATGTTTTATAATGATCCCCG AGTaatatatttttccattcatCGCTTCGAGAATGGTGAATTTTGGCCAAATCTCAGAGAGtctaattttcattttgttgGAGATGGTTTAGGAGAAGGATATAACTTTAATATACCGCTTAATAAAACTGGTATGACTAATGCTGATTACTTAGCTATATTTCAGCAAGTTTTATTGCCAGTGGCCTATGAG tttCAACCAGATCTCGTATTAGTATCAGCTGGTTATGATGCAGCCCTGGGCTGTCCAGAG GGTGAAATGTTGGTGACTCCTGCATGTTATGCTCATCTTTTGTCATCTTTGTTGTGTTTGGCCTCTGGAAAAGTTGCTGTTGTATTAGAG GGTGGTTATTGTTTAAAATCATTGGCTGAAAGTGCTGCATTAACGTTACGTACTTTACTAGGTGATCCATGTCCGATATTACAAAATCTTGAGCTCCCTTCAAgaag tatacgtgatacaattttaaatacaatttatgcACATAAACCATATTGGAAGTGTTACCAATATCAAGATACATACAGTATTAACAGTACAGTAAATAATAAAGTAGAAAATATTAATCAGCATTTACCTACAGTTATATTCAA aGGAATTAATATTAAACCAGAAATATATGAAACTCGAAATTGTTATCCAGTTCAAAATAAAGAAACTGTTGAAGCGATAGAGAAACAATTAAACGTATTAATACAAT ctactaatttatttaaagcaCCGAATAAAGTATGTGTTGTTTATGATGAGAGAATGTTAAAACATTATGATATATCTGATGATAGTCATCCAGAAAAACCAAATCGTATTAGtgcaatatataaaaaatatcaaacataTAATTTACTTGAACGATGTTACGTACAACAG GGACGAAGTGCAACAATGAAAGAATTATTACTGGTTCATTCACAAGAGTATATAGATAAAATAAAGAGTGTAGAAAATTTAAAGCCAAAGGAATTATCTAAACAAGCAACAAGCTATAATTCGGTTTACCTGCATTCTGAAACTTGGACAAGTGCCTGTGTATCTACTGGATCATTATTACAAGTAGTGGATAGTGTATTAAATGGAGAAAGTCAATCTGGTATAGCTATTGTAAGGCCTCCAGGACATCATGCAGAACAAGATGCAGCTTGTggtttttgcatttttaacaatatttctatAGCTGCTAGATATGCCATAGAATTTCACAATATAAAAAA GGTACTAATAGTGGATTGGGATGTACACCATGGTAATGGAACTCAAGCAGTGTTTGAAAAAGATCCAAAAGTTCTTTATATATCTATTCACCGTTATGATAATGGAGCtttctttccaaattctaaacgaGCTAATTACACTTACGTTGGTTCTGGACCGGGAGAAgggtttaatattaatataccaTGGAACAAA AAAGGAATGGGGGACACGGAGTATATAGCAGCATTTCAACAAGTAGTAATGCCCATTGCTTATCAGTTTAATCCAGAATTGATTTTAGTTTCTGCTGGTTTTGATGCTTGCATTGGCGATCCTCTTGGAG gTTGTTATGTAACGCCAGAGATGTATGGACATTTAACTCACTGGTTATCTTCTTTGGCTAATGGTCGTATTATTCTTAGTCTCGAGGGCGGTTACAATATTAATTCAGTCTCCCATGCAATGACTATATGTACAAAAACATTGCTTGGTGATCCCTTACCAATATTAGAAAGTGGACAAATTCCATGTACAAGCGCTATTCATTCTATAAATAATGTTTTAAAATCCCTGAAACAATATTGGccaaatttaatgtttaatgtATGTTTACCAAAAGAAAAAGTACTCCCTAAGGCTGAACTACCTTGTATAAAAACAAACGGCAAAGAAACTAAAAATTCAGAATCTAAGATAGCATTGGAAGAAATTGAAAGTGAAAAGTTAGAACTGAAACTTTCAATTGATAAAAATTGCTTAAATTGCGTGACAgatgaagaaatattaaaattacaaaatgaagtAGAGAATATGAAAATAAGAAACTCATTATACGACGATACTACTAAAACGACTGaaaaaacatataataattCGCTAAATATGGAAGCTATTAATATGGTTGCTCGTAACGTTAAAG CgaagaattattattttctagttTCCGAATATACAAAGGAATGTATAAATCAGAATGGAAAAAAAGGACTTCCTTATAATAATCTTTCTAACTCTGCTTCCGGTAGTAACGATGAGCGAGGCGAAGGAGAAATTGCACAATCAAGTACCAGTACAAATTTATACGATTATCTTTCCGAAAATTTGCAA GCATTAATAGCCGGAGAAATGTTTGCAGTAGTACCTTTACGAGAATGCCCACATCTAAACAGTGTTAGCGATGTTCCAGCTTCTGGAATTGATGTACATTTGCCATGTGCAGAATGTGGTAGTAACGTTGAAAACTGGATTTGTCTGCAATGTTATACCGTACATTGTGCACGCAACGTTAATCAACACGGTATATTACATGCTGAAGAAATTGATCATCCCTTGGCATTAAGCTTCAGCGATTTATCAGTTTGGTGTTATCGATGTGAGGCATATATAGATAATCCA CGATTATTTGCTGCACGTAATGCTGCACATCAGAGTAAATTTGATGAGGAATTACCATGGACATACAGCAACAACTGA